ATGGACCTCACCGTGCCCGTCCGCGCCGTCACTCCAGGGGGCATGGAGGGGACCTACGACCTGGTGATCTACCTGGTCAAGACGGTGTATGATGACAGCGCGTTGCCGGAGATCGTTCCCCATCTCGGCAAGGACAGCATGGTCATCACCCTGCAGAACGGGGTGCCTGAGGAGAAGGTGGCGTCGGTGGTGGGCAGGGAGAGGACCCTTGGGGGCGCCATCGGATGGGGCGCGACATTCATCGGTCCCGGCGTCTCCGAGCTCACTTACGCGCCCGAGGAGATGACCTACGATATCGGGGAGATGGACGGATCCATGACCGATCGCATCCGGGCGGTGAAAAGGATACTGGACCACGCGGGCAAGGCGGAGATCACCGACAACCTGGTGGGAACGCGCTGGACCAAGCTCATGGTCAACGTTTCCATGAGCGGACTGAGCAGCGCCCTCAACTGTACCTACGGGGACATCCTGGACAACGACAAAGCCACGGTGGCGGCCATATCCATCATGGTGGAGACCCTGCTCACCGCCAGGGCGTTGGGGATCACCATGCAGCCCATCAAGGGCGTGGACCCGAACTTCATCATCGACGTGATCCGGGAGAGCGAGGAGAACGCCGTGAACGTCATCCGCATGGTCTACGAGCGCTCACGCGAGCAGGTGGCTTCCATGCTCCAGGACCTGAGGAAGGGCGTCCCCTGCGAGGTGGAGACCCTCAACGGGTACCTCGAGGCGAAGGCGGCGGAGGCGGGAGTCCCCACCCCGGTGAACAACAGGGTGACAGAGATCATCCGGGGCATAGAGGCGGGCAGGTACCCGCTGAGTTTCGACAACCTGGAGATGATCGAGGTGCGCCCCCTGCAGGAGATAATCTGACGGAGGCGGGAGTCCCCACCCCGGTGAACAACAGGGTGACAGAGATCATCCGGGGCATAGAGGCGGGCAGGTACCCGCTGAGTTTCGACAACCTGGAGATGATCGAGGTGCGCCCCCTGCAGGAGATAATCTGACGGAGGCGGGAGTCCCCACCCCGGTGAACAACAGGGTGACAGAGATCATCCGGGGCATAGAGGCGGGCAGGTATCCGCTGAGTTTCGACAACCTGGAGATGATCGAGGTGCGGCTTTCGCCGGGAATCGGTGCCGGCGCCATCGAAGGAGGCGAGCCGGGTCCAGCGGGTCGGGAGAGGCCCGAACCGCAGAGGTCTGTATGGGAAGGAAAGAAAGAAAAAAGACAGTACAATAGCATATTTTGGTAATAACGGGCCGGGAACCAAGGAGGGTCGCTTCACATGGGCGAGGAACTGAGCCGGGAGGAGATAAAGGAGAGGATATTCAAGCTGCTCAACGAATCCCCCTTCTACCGCCATCTGGGCATGGAGGTGGTGGAAGCGGGCGAGGGCCGGGCGAGACTTCGGCTCCCGGTGAAGGACGAGCTGAAGAACCTCTACGGCATCCTGCACGGCGGAGTGATCGCGGCGCTCCTGGACTCCTCCTGCTCCATAGCCGTGGGCACCCTCCTGGAGCCGGACGAGGCGGCGGTCACCCTCGACCAGCGCATCAACTACATCTCCAACGTCAAGGAGGGAGTGCTCTACGGTGAGGGGAGGGCCTTGCACAAAGGGCGCTTCACGGGCGTGGGCCAGGCGGAGGTCAGGGACGAGGAGGGC
This portion of the Actinomycetota bacterium genome encodes:
- a CDS encoding ketopantoate reductase family protein: MRIALVGAGAMGTIIGALIARAGEDIVLVDVNEPHVEALNEKGARIVGHMDLTVPVRAVTPGGMEGTYDLVIYLVKTVYDDSALPEIVPHLGKDSMVITLQNGVPEEKVASVVGRERTLGGAIGWGATFIGPGVSELTYAPEEMTYDIGEMDGSMTDRIRAVKRILDHAGKAEITDNLVGTRWTKLMVNVSMSGLSSALNCTYGDILDNDKATVAAISIMVETLLTARALGITMQPIKGVDPNFIIDVIRESEENAVNVIRMVYERSREQVASMLQDLRKGVPCEVETLNGYLEAKAAEAGVPTPVNNRVTEIIRGIEAGRYPLSFDNLEMIEVRPLQEII
- a CDS encoding PaaI family thioesterase — protein: MGEELSREEIKERIFKLLNESPFYRHLGMEVVEAGEGRARLRLPVKDELKNLYGILHGGVIAALLDSSCSIAVGTLLEPDEAAVTLDQRINYISNVKEGVLYGEGRALHKGRFTGVGQAEVRDEEGNLVAAGMTTTFVIRRGVNQVRDARDPVDERLKQG